Proteins from a genomic interval of Lolium perenne isolate Kyuss_39 chromosome 1, Kyuss_2.0, whole genome shotgun sequence:
- the LOC139830455 gene encoding uncharacterized protein has protein sequence MRHLSKSTQLLLGRNNLVIKFDTWIPKFRSMSRVHIYMALHAYTYSIISLVASAQNKTSIAHYYKHAITSPYDQHQEAELSSCRISGSMEKKKPAASNYLCLAPIFAACVPSAKQQSGADDAARNRLSFSFTNKNHAVGKDGRQHPEPEEHQYSDSIIDPAASIVAKKDARQHCAIIVGTIFGSRVGRVTFCVQRDPAVPPPFLFELSVPMQSIAAEMGSGLLRIALECHRSSATDGRSKSVWTASCNGRDVGHAMRRPPTDWERGVLESMRAMTTGVGALPPATAQEERSGEEVLYMRATYERIVGSKDAVSYHLISPRTAGGSPPQELSVFLLRTRGE, from the coding sequence ATGAGGCATCTATCCAAGAGCACGCAGCTTTTATTAGGCAGAAACAACCTAGTAATTAAATTTGACACTTGGATTCCAAAGTTCCGATCGATGTCCCGCGTCCACATCTACATGGCTCTTCACGCCTACACATACAGCATCATCTCACTcgtggcatcagctcagaataagaCCTCCATTGCTCACTATTATAAACATGCCATCACTTCACCTTATGATCAGCACCAAGAAGCAGAGCTGAGCAGCTGCAGAATATCAGGCAGCATGGAGAAGAAGAAGCCGGCCGCATCGAACTACCTGTGCCTTGCGCCAATTTTCGCCGCCTGCGTCCCCTCCGCTAAGCAGCAGTCCGGCGCCGATGACGCCGCCAGGAACCGCCTAAGCTTCTCTTTCACGAACAAGAACCACGCCGTCGGGAAGGACGGGCGCCAGCATCCGGAGCCGGAGGAGCATCAGTACTCCGACAGCATCATCGACCCAGCCGCCTCGATCGTGGCGAAGAAGGACGCTCGGCAGCACTGCGCCATCATCGTCGGCACCATCTTCGGGAGCCGCGTTGGCCGCGTCACCTTCTGCGTGCAGCGCGACCCCGCCGTGCCGCCGCCGTTCCTCTTCGAGCTCTCCGTGCCGATGCAGTCCATCGCGGCCGAGATGGGATCCGGTCTCCTCCGCATCGCGCTAGAGTGCCACCGCTCAAGCGCTACAGACGGCAGGTCGAAGAGCGTGTGGACGGCGTCCTGTAACGGGCGGGACGTGGGGCACGCCATGCGACGGCCGCCGACGGACTGGGAGCGGGGCGTGCTGGAGAGCATGCGGGCGATGACCACCGGCGTCGGGGCGCTGCCACCTGCTACGGCCCAGGAAGAACGCAGCGGCGAGGAGGTGCTGTACATGCGGGCGACCTATGAGAGGATCGTGGGCTCCAAGGATGCGGTGTCGTACCATCTCATCAGCCCCCGCACCGCCGGTGGTAGCCCGCCGCAGGAGCTCAGCGTCTTCTTGCTGCGAACCAGAGGTGAATGA